In the genome of Leeuwenhoekiella sp. MAR_2009_132, one region contains:
- the metG gene encoding methionine--tRNA ligase produces the protein MTPKRYTITAALPYTNGPIHIGHLAGVYVPADIYARYLRGIDKDVAFICGSDEHGVAISIKAKKEGITPQEVVDKYNTIIKDSFADFGISFDNYSRTSAQVHHDTASEFFTKLYEKGDFIEEVTEQLYDPEANQYLADRFVIGTCPKCGNEEAYGDQCENCGSSLNATDLINPKSTISGAKPVMKETKHWFLPLERYEDFLKQWILEDHKKDWKSNVYGQCKSWIDDGLRPRAVTRDLDWGIPVPVEGAEGKVLYVWFDAPIGYISSTKEWAAREGKNWEDYWKKEDTKLVHFIGKDNIVFHCIIFPAMLKAEGSYILPDNVPANEFLNLEGNKLSTSKNWAVWLHEYLEDFPGQQDVLRYTLTANAPETKDNDFTWNDFQARNNNELVAIFGNFINRVVVLTSKYYEGVIPHPAAFNEEDERVLAEMKAYPAVIASSIERYRFREAQNELMNVARLGNKYLADAEPWKTVKTDAERTQTVMYVALQIAASLAVLSEPFLPHTAKTLKDMLNMESNDPLMTLPQPLSWSSLGEKIDLLPVGHTINAAALLFSKIEDEQIQKQLDKLEATKMSNQAENATVTPQKDTIEFDDFTKLDMRVGTIIEAEKMPKTKKLLVLKVDTGIDVRTIVSGIAESFTPEEIIGKQVTVLVNLAPRALRGVESQGMILMTEDAKGKLVFMNPDTAGVKNGGVIS, from the coding sequence ATGACTCCCAAAAGATATACAATTACCGCAGCATTGCCCTATACTAACGGCCCTATACATATAGGTCACTTAGCCGGAGTTTATGTACCTGCAGATATTTACGCGCGCTACCTAAGAGGCATCGATAAAGATGTTGCTTTTATATGTGGTAGTGATGAGCACGGTGTTGCAATAAGTATTAAAGCTAAAAAAGAGGGAATTACGCCTCAGGAAGTGGTTGATAAATACAATACAATAATCAAAGACTCTTTTGCAGATTTTGGGATCTCATTTGATAATTACTCCCGCACTTCTGCACAAGTACATCACGATACCGCTTCAGAATTTTTTACAAAACTCTACGAGAAAGGCGACTTTATTGAAGAAGTAACCGAACAATTGTACGACCCTGAAGCAAACCAATATTTAGCAGATCGCTTTGTTATAGGAACCTGCCCTAAATGTGGAAATGAAGAAGCCTACGGAGATCAGTGTGAAAATTGCGGTTCTTCTCTAAACGCAACAGATCTTATCAATCCAAAATCTACCATCTCTGGTGCAAAACCGGTGATGAAAGAAACCAAACACTGGTTTTTGCCTTTAGAGCGTTATGAAGATTTCTTAAAACAATGGATTCTTGAAGACCATAAAAAAGACTGGAAATCTAATGTATACGGGCAATGTAAATCGTGGATTGATGATGGTTTACGCCCTCGCGCAGTGACCCGCGATCTGGACTGGGGGATTCCTGTACCGGTTGAAGGTGCAGAAGGCAAAGTTCTTTATGTATGGTTTGATGCACCTATAGGGTATATCTCATCTACAAAAGAATGGGCAGCACGCGAAGGAAAAAATTGGGAAGATTACTGGAAAAAAGAGGATACCAAATTAGTACACTTCATTGGGAAAGATAACATCGTATTCCATTGTATTATTTTCCCTGCCATGCTTAAAGCAGAAGGCAGTTATATTTTACCAGATAATGTACCGGCAAACGAGTTTTTAAATCTGGAAGGAAACAAACTTTCTACTTCAAAAAACTGGGCGGTGTGGTTACACGAATATCTTGAAGATTTTCCGGGCCAGCAAGATGTGTTGCGCTATACCTTAACTGCAAATGCTCCCGAAACAAAAGATAATGATTTTACGTGGAATGATTTTCAAGCGAGAAACAACAATGAACTGGTTGCTATTTTTGGAAATTTCATCAACCGTGTGGTTGTATTAACGAGTAAATATTATGAAGGTGTAATACCGCACCCGGCAGCTTTTAATGAAGAAGACGAGCGTGTTTTAGCAGAAATGAAAGCTTACCCTGCTGTGATTGCCAGTTCTATTGAACGCTATCGTTTCCGCGAAGCGCAAAATGAATTGATGAATGTGGCACGTTTGGGTAATAAATATCTTGCAGATGCAGAGCCCTGGAAAACGGTGAAAACAGATGCAGAACGTACGCAAACCGTGATGTATGTGGCGTTACAAATCGCAGCAAGTCTTGCTGTTTTAAGCGAACCCTTTTTACCCCACACCGCAAAAACTTTAAAAGATATGCTTAATATGGAAAGTAACGATCCGCTAATGACGTTACCTCAACCTTTAAGTTGGTCAAGTTTAGGTGAAAAAATAGATTTACTACCTGTAGGTCATACGATTAATGCTGCTGCATTGCTCTTTAGTAAGATTGAAGACGAGCAGATTCAAAAACAATTAGATAAACTAGAAGCCACAAAAATGAGCAATCAAGCCGAAAACGCAACGGTAACTCCGCAAAAAGACACCATCGAATTTGATGATTTTACCAAATTAGACATGCGTGTGGGAACCATTATTGAAGCGGAAAAAATGCCAAAAACCAAGAAACTTTTGGTTCTTAAAGTTGATACCGGTATTGATGTGCGTACAATTGTTTCAGGTATTGCAGAGAGTTTCACTCCCGAGGAAATTATAGGTAAACAAGTGACTGTTCTCGTAAATCTTGCTCCTCGCGCATTGCGTGGTGTAGAAAGCCAGGGAATGATTTTAATGACCGAAGATGCAAAAGGCAAACTCGTGTTTATGAACCCAGATACTGCCGGTGTAAAGAATGGTGGGGTGATTAGTTAA